A single region of the Triticum dicoccoides isolate Atlit2015 ecotype Zavitan chromosome 2B, WEW_v2.0, whole genome shotgun sequence genome encodes:
- the LOC119361439 gene encoding peroxisome biogenesis protein 22-like, protein MPGLVAAEQDAVSLSAGSFGAVAGFAIAVVFAWKFLRSSSTPRPRRPAAPKRPSPAGSAAPAPDGPAEPAGDSGTLTTRQIVARRLGGCRRVTCQLIGIVFEEKTPEELQNHATVKPSVVELLLEISKYCDFYLMETVLDDKSEENALMALEKAGLFNTGGLMKEKVLFCSSEVGRTSFVRQLESDFHIDASLEIISQLSRFIRCQLFVSSMEGGQLAANVFNSPSLEQFFS, encoded by the exons ATGCCGGGCCTCGTCGCCGCCGAGCAGGACGCCGTCTCGCTG AGCGCGGGGTCCTTCGGCGCCGTCGCGGgcttcgccatcgccgtcgtcttcgcgTGGAAGTTCCtgcgctcctcctcgacgccccggccccgccgccccgccgcccccaaGCGGCCCTCGCCCGCCGGCTCCGCCGCGCCTGCCCCCGACGGCCCGGCCGAGCCCGCCGGCGACTCCGGGACG CTGACGACGCGGCAGATCGTGGCGAGGCGGCTCGGCGGGTGCCGAAGG GTCACTTGCCAACTAATCGGTATCGTATTTGAGGAGAAAACTCCCGAGGAGCTTCAG AATCATGCCACCGTTAAGCCCTCAGTGGTGGAACTACTACTGGAAATATCCAAATActgtgatttttatttgatggaaaCTGTACTTGATGATAAGAGTGAG GAGAATGCTCTTATGGCCCTGGAGAAAGCCGGGCTTTTCAATACTGGTGGCTTGATGAAAGAAAAG GTACTCTTTTGCAGCAGTGAAGTAGGCCGAACTTCGTTTGTTCGACAGTTGGAGTCAGATTTCCACATCGACGCAAGCCTCGAGATAATTTCCCAACTATCT CGGTTCATCCGGTGCCAGCTATTCGTTTCCTCCATGGAAGGAGGGCAGCTCGCAGCCAATGTATTTAACTCTCCGAGCCTGGAGCAGTTCTTCTCTTGA